Proteins found in one Clostridia bacterium genomic segment:
- a CDS encoding DUF1232 domain-containing protein: MFKRIKLTIQYLKDKNVPFVKKLLIIGSALYLVFPVDIVPDFILGLGILDDIAVITFIWLALKSELDEYGKAKGTLISGKSKVIPFVNRKKGE, translated from the coding sequence ATGTTTAAAAGAATAAAGCTGACGATACAGTATTTGAAGGATAAGAATGTACCTTTTGTTAAAAAGCTGCTTATAATCGGGAGTGCACTATATCTTGTTTTCCCTGTCGACATAGTTCCGGATTTTATTCTCGGGCTTGGGATACTGGATGATATAGCTGTAATAACATTTATTTGGCTTGCACTGAAATCCGAACTGGATGAGTATGGTAAGGCAAAAGGAACTTTAATAAGCGGTAAATCTAAGGTAATACCCTTTGTGAATAGAAAAAAGGGTGAATAG
- a CDS encoding LysM peptidoglycan-binding domain-containing protein — protein sequence MKGNTLKRAFLIPLCLALIFSMTISLYADTSSFKKGDKSDEIVKAQAALKKLGFFDEVCTGYFGDVTEDAVLKFQKKNGLDADGILGSATISLINKLAGEHIAIPSRSSAARKDTTKVNVKYKIKDGDTIWDIAADYNVTVDSILQYNNLNEKSILDIGDEIIIPNVVKVVKPSPAKPAETKPATPVQDSSELENIYDYNKNVYVVKEGDTFESIAEDYGVTAEAIKNENNFSSDTTLQAGQEVKIPEGNDNNIEEDPKDEPSTSATKGEYLDWFKEVQYIYEKGDTATVTDVETGKSFKVKRLYGRNHADSEPLTAEDTKIMKSIYGSWSWDRRAVIVTIEHKGVERKIAASMNGMPHGGESIGNNNFKGHFCIHFRNSRTHSGSRLDPGHQKAVKKAAGL from the coding sequence ATGAAAGGCAATACCTTAAAGAGAGCATTTCTTATCCCACTGTGTTTGGCGCTGATATTCAGTATGACTATTTCTTTATACGCCGACACTTCCTCTTTTAAAAAAGGGGACAAATCCGATGAAATAGTAAAAGCACAGGCAGCATTAAAAAAACTTGGCTTTTTTGATGAAGTCTGTACAGGCTATTTCGGAGATGTTACAGAAGACGCAGTACTGAAATTCCAGAAAAAAAATGGTTTGGATGCTGACGGCATATTGGGTTCTGCGACAATCAGCTTGATTAATAAGCTTGCAGGAGAGCATATTGCAATTCCCAGCCGTTCCTCAGCTGCCCGAAAGGATACAACCAAGGTCAATGTCAAGTACAAAATCAAAGATGGTGATACTATATGGGATATAGCAGCTGATTATAACGTAACTGTTGATTCCATACTTCAATATAACAATCTTAATGAGAAAAGCATACTTGATATAGGTGATGAGATTATAATACCAAATGTAGTTAAAGTGGTAAAGCCATCCCCTGCCAAGCCTGCTGAAACAAAACCTGCAACCCCCGTACAGGATAGCTCAGAGCTGGAAAACATATATGACTATAATAAGAATGTTTATGTTGTAAAGGAAGGGGACACTTTTGAATCCATTGCAGAAGATTATGGTGTTACCGCAGAAGCAATTAAGAACGAAAACAACTTCAGCAGCGACACAACTCTTCAGGCAGGCCAGGAAGTAAAGATTCCCGAAGGCAACGATAATAATATAGAAGAGGATCCAAAGGACGAGCCCAGCACATCAGCCACAAAAGGCGAATACCTGGATTGGTTCAAAGAAGTACAGTATATTTATGAAAAGGGTGACACAGCCACAGTAACCGATGTAGAAACAGGCAAATCCTTTAAGGTAAAGAGATTGTACGGCAGAAACCATGCTGACTCCGAACCCTTGACCGCCGAAGATACAAAAATCATGAAGAGTATCTACGGAAGCTGGAGCTGGGACAGAAGAGCGGTAATTGTGACTATAGAGCATAAAGGTGTAGAAAGAAAAATAGCAGCCTCCATGAACGGCATGCCCCATGGCGGTGAATCGATAGGAAACAACAACTTCAAAGGTCATTTCTGCATCCACTTTAGAAACAGTAGAACCCACAGCGGAAGCAGACTGGATCCCGGACACCAGAAGGCTGTTAAAAAAGCAGCAGGACTATAG
- a CDS encoding Fur family transcriptional regulator yields MVDLIKYLKEKGYKVTPQRIAVYDILKNTKEHPSVDMLYNRLQPVYPTMSLATVYKSLEVFKGLGLVQELNVGEDKFRYDANVSQHPHITCAGCGKVEDVEDEMLFDLMEQVSNKTGYKLVSQQLYFFGYCPNCKHSQ; encoded by the coding sequence ATGGTTGATTTAATTAAATATCTAAAGGAAAAGGGCTATAAAGTAACTCCCCAGCGTATAGCTGTTTACGACATATTGAAGAATACAAAAGAGCATCCCAGTGTGGATATGCTATACAACAGGTTACAGCCTGTATATCCTACAATGAGCCTTGCCACAGTATACAAATCCCTTGAAGTATTCAAGGGGTTGGGGCTGGTACAAGAGCTTAATGTTGGGGAAGACAAATTCAGATATGATGCTAATGTTAGTCAACATCCGCATATTACCTGTGCAGGCTGCGGAAAGGTTGAAGACGTAGAAGACGAAATGCTGTTTGACCTTATGGAGCAGGTATCGAATAAGACAGGTTACAAGTTGGTTAGCCAGCAGCTTTATTTCTTTGGTTATTGCCCTAACTGCAAACACAGCCAGTAA
- a CDS encoding acyl-CoA dehydratase activase: MKELYIGVDVGSVSTNVVAVDNNYNVLSKQYIRTNGQPLESVKQGLRNLREEFKNDGKVLGVGATGSGRQLTGIVVGADVVKNEITAHATATITYFPEARTIFEIGGQDSKIIILKDGMVVDFAMNTVCAAGTGSFLEHQAERLKVRIEEFGDLALSAEKNVRIAGRCTVFAESDMIAKQQYGFSKADIINGLCEALVRNYINNLGRGKKFEAPFVFQGGVAANKGIKAAFERVVGHEVVIPEHYNVMGAIGSAILAKEHLEGTGVATRFRGFEVSDFDFTPTSFECSGCDNSCEVIKVELNKKIVAMWGDRCGKWTNSVVS, from the coding sequence ATGAAGGAGTTATACATAGGTGTAGACGTGGGGTCGGTAAGTACAAATGTGGTTGCAGTGGACAATAACTACAATGTGTTGTCAAAACAATATATAAGGACAAACGGGCAGCCTTTGGAATCAGTAAAGCAGGGACTGCGAAACCTCAGGGAGGAATTTAAGAACGATGGAAAGGTGCTGGGAGTGGGTGCTACAGGCAGCGGAAGGCAGCTTACAGGTATAGTGGTAGGCGCTGATGTAGTGAAAAATGAAATAACAGCTCACGCAACTGCTACCATTACATATTTTCCCGAAGCTAGAACTATATTTGAGATTGGCGGTCAGGATTCAAAGATTATAATACTTAAAGATGGTATGGTTGTGGACTTTGCAATGAATACAGTTTGTGCAGCCGGTACAGGCTCCTTCCTGGAGCATCAAGCTGAAAGGCTGAAGGTTAGGATAGAGGAGTTTGGAGATCTTGCATTGTCAGCAGAGAAAAATGTCAGAATCGCCGGAAGATGTACTGTATTTGCAGAGTCTGATATGATTGCAAAGCAGCAGTATGGTTTTTCAAAAGCAGATATTATTAATGGCTTGTGCGAAGCTCTTGTCAGAAACTACATAAATAATCTTGGAAGAGGCAAAAAGTTTGAAGCTCCTTTTGTATTCCAGGGTGGTGTGGCTGCCAACAAGGGCATCAAGGCAGCCTTCGAAAGAGTAGTAGGGCATGAAGTTGTTATCCCTGAACATTATAATGTTATGGGAGCAATTGGTTCTGCAATACTAGCCAAAGAGCATTTGGAAGGCACCGGAGTTGCAACAAGGTTCAGAGGCTTTGAGGTCAGTGACTTCGATTTTACTCCTACAAGCTTTGAATGCAGTGGCTGTGACAATTCCTGCGAGGTCATCAAAGTGGAGCTGAACAAGAAAATAGTGGCAATGTGGGGCGACAGATGTGGGAAATGGACCAATTCTGTTGTGAGTTAA
- a CDS encoding PLP-dependent aminotransferase family protein, which produces MGDVIYPGEIDIVLDRSDAKPLYIQLYEQLKKLINEGILAEDYKLPTIRSFALHLAVNNVTIVNAYKMLEDNKLVYKKVGSGTFVMPLKDDINLERDAVTVSDEIEFDMDREVYEDTINLSAASPDPKLFPVRDFKRVLNEVLERDGGSAFMYHESMGYKPLRESIAQYLPAYGIKASAEDIHIISGAQQGIDIVSRVLLTNGDYVFVESPTYNGAVAVFKSRGAKIVEIPLLTDGPDMKVLEKMLKLIRPKFIYIMPNFQNPTGCTYSERKRKHLLLLCRRYDVMAVEDDYMSDLSYIDKGARPLKGLDNEDRVIYIKSFSKIFMPGLRVGYLIIPSSIKERVMSIKHITDISTSGLMQRVLDLYLRSGIWNKHLEYMKKEYSVRYYEAVRAVKKYLRGASFTQPYGGLNLWVKLPEGISSGELYDRCKERKVLFTPGTVFIKTYPGEQHIRISFASTGIEQITEGISIIGQVMEEMKSTK; this is translated from the coding sequence ATGGGAGATGTGATTTACCCGGGGGAAATTGATATTGTTTTAGACAGGAGTGACGCTAAACCTCTTTATATACAGCTGTATGAGCAGTTGAAGAAATTAATAAATGAGGGCATATTGGCCGAGGATTATAAGCTTCCGACCATAAGAAGCTTTGCTCTGCATCTGGCAGTAAATAATGTGACCATAGTCAACGCATACAAGATGCTGGAGGATAACAAGCTGGTGTATAAGAAGGTAGGCAGCGGCACCTTTGTGATGCCCTTGAAGGATGATATAAATCTGGAAAGGGATGCAGTCACTGTAAGTGACGAAATTGAGTTCGATATGGACAGAGAAGTATATGAGGATACTATAAACCTTTCTGCCGCTTCTCCCGATCCGAAGCTTTTTCCCGTAAGAGATTTCAAGCGTGTACTTAATGAGGTATTGGAAAGGGACGGAGGCAGTGCCTTCATGTATCATGAAAGTATGGGTTATAAGCCTCTAAGGGAGTCAATAGCGCAATATCTGCCGGCGTACGGTATAAAGGCATCTGCTGAGGATATACATATTATATCCGGTGCTCAGCAAGGCATAGATATTGTTTCCAGGGTTCTGCTTACAAACGGAGACTATGTTTTTGTGGAAAGCCCCACGTACAATGGTGCTGTGGCTGTCTTCAAGTCAAGGGGAGCAAAGATTGTGGAGATACCACTGCTTACTGATGGACCGGATATGAAAGTGCTGGAGAAAATGCTTAAGCTTATCAGACCTAAATTTATATATATAATGCCAAATTTTCAGAATCCTACCGGCTGCACTTATTCCGAAAGGAAGCGCAAACATCTGCTGCTGCTGTGCAGAAGATATGATGTAATGGCCGTTGAGGATGATTATATGAGCGACCTCAGTTACATTGACAAGGGAGCAAGACCTCTAAAAGGACTTGATAATGAAGATCGTGTAATATATATAAAGAGTTTCTCCAAGATATTCATGCCTGGACTAAGAGTGGGGTATTTGATTATACCGAGTTCCATCAAGGAAAGGGTTATGAGCATCAAGCACATAACGGACATATCTACCTCTGGACTTATGCAAAGGGTTCTTGACCTGTATCTCAGGAGTGGTATATGGAATAAACATCTGGAATATATGAAGAAGGAATACAGCGTTAGATATTATGAGGCAGTAAGAGCGGTCAAAAAGTACCTCAGGGGGGCTAGCTTCACCCAGCCATATGGAGGGCTGAACCTATGGGTAAAGCTGCCGGAGGGGATAAGCTCCGGTGAGCTTTATGACAGATGCAAAGAAAGAAAGGTGCTTTTTACGCCTGGAACGGTATTTATAAAGACCTACCCAGGGGAACAGCATATTAGGATAAGCTTTGCAAGCACCGGCATTGAGCAAATAACAGAAGGAATATCAATAATAGGGCAGGTTATGGAGGAGATGAAAAGCACTAAATAA
- a CDS encoding DUF5050 domain-containing protein, translating to MRKLLTAFVLVFFIIANLSGCTSKNDKASGNNAGIPSKGYGNTLGNISNGGIVAYQGDWVYYCNGTDDVSIYKTKLNGSDKTKINSDKSMFINVQGDWIYYSNIEETESNRIYKIKTDGSKRTKLTNDSASFINVVDEWIYYSNASDNRRIYKMKIDGTEKICLAADFSSYLNVQDDWVYYSNGDDKRRIYRASIDGSKREKISEDAAAYINVEGDWIYYSNGSDGNKLYKIKKDGTGRTGLTIEEALYINVSGDWVYYSNGYNGNRVYKIKKDGTEKNILNYESSKFLNIADGWLYFIVDSASNRLYKMKNDGTKIQMVEKVER from the coding sequence ATGAGAAAGCTTCTGACAGCTTTTGTTTTAGTGTTTTTTATTATAGCTAACCTTTCAGGCTGTACCAGTAAAAATGATAAAGCTTCGGGAAATAATGCAGGGATACCTTCCAAGGGCTATGGAAATACCCTTGGGAATATATCAAATGGGGGCATTGTGGCATATCAGGGAGATTGGGTTTACTACTGCAACGGTACTGATGATGTCAGCATATATAAGACGAAATTAAACGGTTCGGATAAAACAAAAATAAATAGTGACAAATCAATGTTCATTAATGTACAGGGAGATTGGATTTATTACAGCAATATTGAAGAGACAGAAAGCAATAGAATATATAAAATAAAGACTGATGGTTCGAAAAGAACAAAACTGACCAATGATTCTGCTTCCTTCATAAATGTTGTGGATGAATGGATATATTACAGCAATGCCTCGGATAACAGGCGTATATACAAGATGAAAATAGACGGCACAGAAAAAATATGCTTAGCTGCTGACTTTTCTTCATATCTGAATGTACAGGATGATTGGGTATATTATAGCAATGGAGATGATAAGAGGCGAATTTACAGGGCAAGTATCGATGGCTCAAAAAGAGAGAAGATATCTGAGGATGCTGCCGCATATATAAATGTTGAGGGGGACTGGATATACTACAGCAATGGTTCGGATGGAAACAAGCTATACAAAATCAAGAAGGACGGAACCGGGAGGACTGGACTGACTATTGAAGAAGCGCTGTATATAAATGTGTCCGGGGACTGGGTATATTACAGCAATGGATATAATGGCAACAGGGTGTATAAGATAAAAAAAGATGGCACTGAGAAGAACATTCTGAATTATGAAAGCTCAAAGTTCCTGAATATTGCAGACGGTTGGCTGTACTTCATTGTAGACTCTGCTTCCAACAGGCTGTATAAGATGAAAAATGACGGGACTAAAATTCAAATGGTGGAAAAAGTAGAAAGGTAG
- a CDS encoding HesA/MoeB/ThiF family protein encodes MQRYIRNINTLSIEENDSLKGFKVCVVGCGGLGGYIIEQLARLGIGFITAVDGDIFDESNLNRQLLSEMDNLGCSKAKAAEERIGRVNPLIAVTPIQQRLTADNGLEIIKGHDVVVDALDNIESRIVLEELAERAGIPLVHGAIAGWFGQVTTIFPGDRTLSRLYPNDVQHGIEKELGNPAFTPAMIASIQVAEVLKVLIKRGNTLSRRLLVINLLNHEYEVIEL; translated from the coding sequence ATGCAGAGATACATCAGAAATATAAATACCCTCAGCATTGAAGAAAATGACAGCCTTAAAGGTTTCAAAGTCTGTGTTGTGGGCTGTGGTGGCCTCGGAGGCTATATAATAGAGCAGCTTGCACGTTTGGGAATAGGCTTTATTACAGCTGTTGATGGAGATATTTTTGATGAGTCGAACCTTAACCGGCAGCTGCTGTCTGAGATGGACAACCTTGGCTGCAGCAAGGCTAAAGCCGCAGAGGAAAGAATAGGAAGAGTCAATCCGCTTATTGCCGTAACACCAATACAACAAAGGCTCACCGCTGATAATGGTCTTGAAATAATAAAGGGCCATGATGTAGTCGTTGATGCTTTGGATAATATAGAAAGCCGCATTGTGCTCGAGGAGCTTGCCGAAAGGGCAGGAATCCCACTGGTGCATGGGGCGATTGCAGGCTGGTTCGGGCAAGTTACTACGATATTTCCCGGGGATAGAACCTTAAGCCGCTTGTACCCAAATGATGTACAGCATGGCATAGAAAAGGAGCTGGGCAATCCGGCTTTTACACCCGCAATGATCGCCTCCATACAGGTCGCGGAGGTATTAAAGGTCCTAATAAAACGTGGTAACACTCTGAGTAGACGACTGTTGGTTATAAACCTGCTGAACCATGAATATGAGGTCATTGAGCTATAA
- the uppS gene encoding polyprenyl diphosphate synthase: protein MSVPLFRRLPQHIGIIPDGNRRWAQMKGYEKQDGYSHGIGPGFELYSLCLELGIKELTLYGFTQDNTKRPSVQTQAFSKACVDAVMQLAGKDAELLVIGNAESPMFPQELLPYTKRVKFGKGLIKINFLVNYGWNWDLNHALSSIKDCRSAENINLAEHIASADISRVDLMIRWGGRRRLSGFLPIQSVYADFYIIEEMWPDFDRSQFYKALEWYQDQDVTLGG, encoded by the coding sequence ATGAGTGTTCCTCTCTTTAGGAGGCTGCCTCAGCACATTGGAATTATTCCCGATGGAAATAGAAGATGGGCCCAGATGAAAGGCTATGAAAAGCAGGATGGATACAGCCATGGCATAGGACCCGGCTTTGAGCTTTACAGCCTATGTCTTGAGCTTGGAATTAAAGAACTGACTTTATACGGTTTTACCCAAGATAATACCAAGAGGCCTTCCGTACAAACCCAGGCTTTCAGCAAAGCTTGCGTTGACGCTGTTATGCAGCTTGCGGGAAAGGACGCGGAGCTTTTGGTCATAGGAAATGCGGAATCACCGATGTTTCCACAAGAGCTGCTGCCCTATACCAAGAGGGTAAAGTTTGGAAAGGGTCTTATCAAAATAAACTTTTTAGTCAATTACGGATGGAACTGGGATCTAAACCACGCACTCAGCAGTATCAAAGACTGCAGATCAGCAGAAAATATCAATCTTGCAGAGCATATTGCGTCTGCGGATATATCCAGAGTGGATTTGATGATACGTTGGGGAGGAAGGCGCAGACTCAGCGGTTTTTTACCTATTCAGTCAGTATATGCAGATTTTTATATAATTGAGGAAATGTGGCCGGATTTTGATCGGTCACAGTTTTATAAAGCCCTTGAGTGGTATCAGGATCAGGATGTAACGCTCGGAGGTTAG
- a CDS encoding CCA tRNA nucleotidyltransferase, whose translation MKYNMNILIPQKVQFILDTLQKQKHQAFVVGGCVRDSILGKTPGDWDIATDAVPEEIKQLFSKTVDTGIKHGTVTIILEGSSYEVTTYRVDGEYLDFRKPESVTFTSSIEEDLSRRDLTINALAYNPLIGIVDPFGGIVDIEAGIIRTVGDPDKRFNEDALRMLRAVRFSAQLGFTIYESTLKSIRKNCQLIENISSERIRDELTKILLSDNPFCFSLLMDTKLIKYTLPEFEPCFLTVQNNPYHAYDVAMHTLHSVANIEKNRILRWVMLFHDIGKPGMKSTDEKGIDHFYNHQQLSVKLSKTAMLRLRFDNKSMDRILLLVRCHDMHIKTEYKSVRKAMFKVGEEVFEDLLKVMEADKKAQNPKLLQERTEKFKRLWEIYRDIREKGQCTSLKSLAVNGDDLITLGIKPGKKIKELLNNLLEKVIEEPQLNNREALLSLLRQYN comes from the coding sequence ATGAAATACAATATGAACATTTTGATACCCCAGAAGGTGCAATTTATTCTTGACACCTTGCAAAAGCAAAAGCATCAAGCTTTTGTAGTGGGCGGCTGCGTTAGGGACTCCATATTAGGCAAGACTCCCGGGGACTGGGATATTGCTACAGACGCAGTACCAGAGGAAATAAAGCAGCTTTTTTCAAAGACAGTTGATACCGGCATCAAGCACGGTACTGTCACAATAATTTTGGAGGGAAGCAGCTACGAGGTAACAACCTACAGGGTTGACGGTGAATATCTTGACTTCAGAAAGCCTGAGTCAGTAACCTTTACTTCCTCAATTGAGGAAGACCTTTCTAGAAGGGATCTCACTATCAATGCCCTCGCCTACAACCCGCTTATAGGAATTGTTGATCCTTTTGGGGGCATAGTTGATATTGAGGCTGGTATTATAAGAACAGTGGGAGACCCAGACAAAAGGTTCAACGAAGATGCGCTGCGGATGCTTAGGGCTGTTCGCTTCTCAGCTCAGCTCGGTTTTACAATTTATGAAAGCACTCTGAAGTCTATTAGGAAGAACTGCCAGCTGATAGAAAATATAAGCAGTGAACGGATACGGGATGAGCTGACTAAAATACTGTTATCCGACAACCCATTCTGCTTCTCACTTTTAATGGACACAAAACTGATAAAGTATACCCTTCCGGAATTTGAGCCTTGCTTTCTCACTGTACAGAACAATCCATACCATGCCTATGATGTGGCCATGCATACCTTGCATTCGGTAGCCAACATAGAAAAGAACAGGATTCTAAGATGGGTCATGCTGTTTCACGATATAGGAAAGCCGGGTATGAAAAGCACTGATGAGAAAGGTATCGACCATTTTTACAATCATCAGCAGCTGAGCGTCAAACTCTCAAAAACAGCTATGCTGAGGCTCAGGTTTGATAATAAGTCAATGGACAGAATACTTCTGTTGGTGAGATGTCATGATATGCATATAAAAACCGAATATAAATCTGTAAGGAAAGCCATGTTCAAGGTAGGAGAGGAAGTGTTCGAGGACCTTCTGAAGGTAATGGAAGCCGATAAGAAGGCTCAGAATCCAAAGCTTTTACAGGAACGCACCGAAAAGTTTAAAAGGTTATGGGAAATATACCGGGATATAAGAGAAAAAGGGCAGTGCACAAGCTTGAAATCTCTCGCAGTTAACGGAGATGACCTTATAACTCTGGGCATAAAGCCTGGAAAGAAAATAAAGGAGCTACTCAATAATCTTTTGGAAAAGGTAATTGAGGAGCCCCAGCTTAACAACCGTGAAGCACTATTGAGTTTACTTCGCCAATATAATTGA
- a CDS encoding YIP1 family protein, translating into METNEVSTKKTLLQKLKLFVVKPSELFKDYLEKPAWALKLLVIAVVTALYTYATKILGKDLFTELMEEKAASMPPDQAEAVKGSITFLNSPMMNGISALIGAVSIIAIILLISLVYMAFVRALKGKIKYSQMVSVYTLAYMASVIGILVKLAYMYLTGNLLYINLSPTFVDALYDNLDLFIIWQSILMVFGISAVSGLPEKKSTIIVVGMWLISLAISFGSIILAK; encoded by the coding sequence ATGGAGACAAATGAAGTTAGTACAAAAAAGACCCTGCTGCAAAAGCTCAAGCTGTTTGTAGTCAAACCATCTGAGCTGTTCAAGGATTACTTGGAGAAGCCTGCTTGGGCATTGAAGCTCCTCGTAATAGCTGTAGTAACAGCATTATATACATATGCGACCAAGATATTAGGCAAGGATCTTTTTACTGAATTGATGGAAGAGAAGGCTGCTTCAATGCCACCGGATCAGGCTGAAGCTGTAAAGGGTTCCATTACGTTTTTGAATTCACCTATGATGAATGGCATTTCTGCGTTAATTGGTGCAGTATCCATAATTGCAATCATATTATTGATTTCTCTTGTATATATGGCATTTGTCAGAGCATTAAAGGGCAAGATAAAATACTCACAGATGGTTTCGGTGTATACTTTGGCTTATATGGCATCTGTCATTGGAATTCTGGTCAAACTAGCCTATATGTACCTTACCGGTAATCTGCTGTATATAAACCTAAGCCCTACATTTGTCGACGCGTTGTATGACAATCTGGATCTTTTTATTATATGGCAGTCGATTTTGATGGTATTTGGCATTTCTGCCGTATCAGGCTTGCCTGAAAAGAAGAGCACCATAATAGTTGTCGGCATGTGGCTGATTTCTCTGGCGATATCCTTTGGCTCAATTATATTGGCGAAGTAA
- a CDS encoding glycosyltransferase family 2 protein, whose product MTLMFKDSINIIFLIFQILFFTMGFYYFATSIFGLAEKVYGKASKNYLPIKRFAIFIPAHNEEVVIENIVDNLKQLNYPKDSYEVFVIADNCTDNTAAIASAAGANVLERFDDKKGGKGYALEWAFEKELYGEDCEYDAAVIFDADNLVSKNFLKEMNSKLCDGNKVIQGYIDSKNPNDSWITASYSIAFWSSNRLFQCARSFMGMSCEIGGTGFCVDVSVLKQVGWHATCLVEDLEFTMKLMLNGIKVGWAHEAIVYDEKPLTMAQSWKQRRRWMQGFADVCSRYFFKLFIKGIKERNIALVDCAVYTLQPYLILIGAAMLLVPLVNTYVMDESMYVISAQIAPAFFQVYGLTQFLLIPLCLYYDKKLSYKLFLYYPTYILYCLTWIPIAMQGIVMMKNKEWSHTLHTRKVTIHELE is encoded by the coding sequence ATGACATTAATGTTTAAGGATTCAATAAATATCATATTTTTAATATTTCAGATACTGTTTTTCACAATGGGCTTCTATTACTTTGCTACTTCAATATTCGGGCTTGCAGAGAAGGTATACGGCAAAGCCTCAAAGAATTATTTGCCTATAAAAAGATTTGCAATTTTTATTCCTGCCCATAATGAAGAAGTCGTAATAGAGAATATAGTGGATAATTTAAAACAACTGAATTATCCCAAGGATTCTTACGAAGTGTTCGTAATTGCGGACAACTGTACGGATAATACAGCTGCAATCGCAAGTGCAGCAGGTGCAAATGTACTTGAGAGGTTTGACGATAAGAAGGGCGGCAAAGGATATGCCCTGGAGTGGGCTTTTGAGAAGGAACTGTATGGGGAAGATTGTGAATATGATGCAGCTGTCATATTCGACGCCGATAATCTGGTATCAAAGAATTTTTTAAAGGAAATGAACAGCAAGCTTTGTGATGGCAATAAAGTTATACAAGGTTACATAGACAGTAAGAACCCCAATGATTCATGGATTACAGCAAGCTATTCCATTGCTTTCTGGTCCTCCAACAGGCTGTTCCAATGCGCAAGATCATTTATGGGAATGAGCTGTGAAATTGGGGGCACAGGCTTCTGCGTGGATGTTAGCGTTTTGAAACAGGTTGGCTGGCATGCTACCTGTCTGGTAGAAGACCTTGAATTTACTATGAAATTGATGCTGAATGGCATAAAGGTAGGCTGGGCTCACGAAGCAATAGTATATGATGAGAAGCCCCTAACCATGGCTCAGTCCTGGAAGCAGAGAAGAAGGTGGATGCAGGGTTTTGCGGATGTCTGCTCCAGATATTTCTTCAAGCTTTTCATAAAGGGCATAAAGGAACGCAATATAGCACTTGTTGACTGTGCAGTATATACGCTGCAGCCTTATCTTATACTGATCGGCGCTGCAATGCTGCTGGTTCCTTTAGTAAATACATATGTAATGGATGAGAGCATGTATGTAATATCAGCACAAATTGCTCCGGCATTCTTTCAAGTATATGGTTTAACACAATTCCTGCTGATACCCTTATGCTTGTATTATGATAAGAAGCTTTCATATAAGCTGTTCCTTTATTACCCTACATACATATTGTACTGCCTTACCTGGATACCTATAGCCATGCAAGGTATAGTAATGATGAAAAACAAGGAATGGAGCCATACGCTTCATACAAGAAAAGTTACGATACATGAATTGGAATAA